From Rhodococcus sp. B7740:
GACGACGAGCAGGGTCAGCAGCTCGTCGCGGCTGGCGACGTACCGGTAGACGGCGGAGGACACGACGCCGAGGTCCCGGGCGACTGCCCGCAGCGACAGGGCCGCGGCACCGTCGGCGGCCAGGTGCTCGCGTCCGATCCGCGTGATGTCGGCCAAGGTCTGCGCACGGGCTCGGGTGCGGGGGGTGCTCGCCATGGCTCTCACAGTAACTGCCGCTCTTTTTGGAGAGCACTGCTCTTGCTTTATTGCCGCCACGGGTGCACACTCGACACATCAGAGAGCACCGCTCTCGTTTACCGAATTGGAGCAGTCATGACCGAACTACACGTCGTCACCGGAGCCGGGCCCGTCGGCTGGACCGTCGCCGAACAACCTGCGGCACAGGGCCACTCGGTGCGCGTCCTCACCCGGTCGGGTAGCGGACCGGATCATCCGATGATCGAACGCCGCGCCGTCGACATCGAATCCGACGATCTTCGACCCCATCTGAGCGGTGCCACCGCGATCTATCACTGCACCCACGTCGCCTACGAGGACAAGGTGTGGCGGGACAAGCTCGAAGCGATGGAAAAGCGGGTGCTCGACGCGGCCGCGGGCACCGTCGTCGCGTTCCCCGAGAGTCTCTACGCCTACGGCCGGGTCGACGGACCGATCCGCGAGGACTCGCCCCGAGACGCGACGTTCCGGAAACTGGGAGTACGTACCGAGCTCCTCGCTGCGCGTGATGCGCACGCGACCCCCACCGTCAGCGTCGCCGCCTCGGATTTCTACGGGCCACGCGTGCTGGCCTCCCACATGGGGGAGCGGGTGATTGCGCCGATCCTGGCCGGCAAGCCGGTCCGCGTCGTCGCCTCCGCCGATCTACCCCACTCGTTCACCTACGTCCCGGATCTGGCAGCCGCGATGATCACCGCCGCCGCGTCGCCGTCGCTGTGGAACACCGTCCTGCATGCCCCGACAGCTCCCGCGGTATCGCAGCGATCCATGATCGAGATGTTCTCCGCTGCAGCTGGACTCACCGCACCGAAGGTCGGCGTCATTCCGGCCTGGGTGATGCGCGCACTGAGGCTGGTGCCGGGCCCGATGAAGGAACTCGGCGACACGCTGTATCAGTTCCGCTACCCCTATGTCCTCGACTCGAGCCGCAGCGAGAGCATCCTGGGGCAGCAGCCCACCTCACTCGTCGACGGTACGGCCGCCACGATGGCGTGGTGGGCCTCGACTCCCGCTGTCTCCGTATGACGCGCGGGGGCTAGAGTCCCGTCGGTGAGCGACGCGTCCTTCCGTACCCGACTGCGCCGGTCCCCGGGAGTCGGCAAGCTGACCACAGTTCGGTTCGCTGGTCAGTTCGGCGACGGGTTGTTCCAGGCCGCGCTCAGCGGTGCCATTCTGTTCAACCCGGAGCG
This genomic window contains:
- a CDS encoding NAD-dependent epimerase/dehydratase family protein, whose product is MTELHVVTGAGPVGWTVAEQPAAQGHSVRVLTRSGSGPDHPMIERRAVDIESDDLRPHLSGATAIYHCTHVAYEDKVWRDKLEAMEKRVLDAAAGTVVAFPESLYAYGRVDGPIREDSPRDATFRKLGVRTELLAARDAHATPTVSVAASDFYGPRVLASHMGERVIAPILAGKPVRVVASADLPHSFTYVPDLAAAMITAAASPSLWNTVLHAPTAPAVSQRSMIEMFSAAAGLTAPKVGVIPAWVMRALRLVPGPMKELGDTLYQFRYPYVLDSSRSESILGQQPTSLVDGTAATMAWWASTPAVSV